The genomic interval GCTATGACCTGCGCTTCCGCCCGCTCGACAACTCGTTCATGATCCGGGAGTACCTGGATTACGACGACCTCGGGTTCTTCGGCACACTGGTCGATGACTTCGAGCAGCCCGTGCCGCACTTCACCGTGCAGGGGATCCTCGGCCCGGGCTCGTACGAGCTCACCTGGACCATTCGTGCCGAGTCGATCGGGAACCAGCCGTACAACGGCGCAGGCGGTTTCAACCTTCGTCTCACCACCGTCCCCACCCCCTCCACCCTCCTCGCGATCGCGCTGCCCGGGGCATTCGCCCTGCGTCGGCGTCGCTGAGGGCGGTTTTTCGGCACGCAACGCACGCCAAGACGCGGGCGCGTCCCGTATCCTCGTAGCGAACGAGGAAAGGGGACCCGCCCGCGATGTTTTTGCGACAGATCTACGACGACGCTCTCGCCCAGGCCGCCTACCTCATCGGGTGCCAGCGCACCGGTGAGGCGGTCGTCATCGACCCCGAGCGCGACATCGACCGCTACCTGCAGCTCGCCCAGCGCGAGGGGCTGCGGATCGTGGGCGCCGTCGAAACCCATATCCACGCAGACTTCCTCTCCGGGGCGCGAGAACTCGCCGAGCACAGCGGCGCGCGTCTCTACCTCTCGGGCGAGGGCGGGCCCGACTGGTCCTACACCTACTTGAATCAAAAGAAAGGCGGCGGTTCGTACGACGCTACGATCCTGAAGCACGCCGACTCGTTCACCGTCGGCAACCTCCACTTCCGCGCGATCCACACCCCCGGGCACACGCCCGAGCACCTGTCCTACCTGCTCACCGACGGCGCGGTGTCGAAAGAGCCCATCGGGCTCTTCACGGGCGACTTCGTGTTCGTGGGCGACATGGGGCGCCCCGACCTGCTCGAGACCGCCGTGGGCGTCAAGGGCGTCAAAGAGGCGTCGGCGCGCGACCTCTTCGCCTCGATCGCCGAGTTCACGAAACTGCCCGAATACCTCCAGGTCTGGCCGGCGCACGGCGCGGGCTCTGCCTGCGGCAAGGCGCTGGGGGCAATCCCCCAGAGCACCGTCGGGTACGAGCTGCGCACGAGCCCCGCCCTCGCCCACGCGCGCGAAGGCCGGCAGGCCTTCGTCGACTTCATCCTCGCCGACCAGCCCGAGCCCCCGACCTATTTCGCGCGCATGAAGCGCCTCAACCGCGACGGCGCGCCCGTGCTCGGCGCGCTGCCGGCGCCGACCAGACTCGCGCCGCGCGAGCTGCTCGACTTCGCGTCGGTCGGCACGCACGTCGTGCTCGACACCCGCGCGTGGGACAACTTCCGCGAGGCGCACCTCCCCGGGTCGCTCTCGGTCATCCTCGACAAGACCTTCCCGACGATCGCCGGGTCGTACGTCGAAGAGGGCGA from Phycisphaeraceae bacterium carries:
- a CDS encoding MBL fold metallo-hydrolase; translation: MFLRQIYDDALAQAAYLIGCQRTGEAVVIDPERDIDRYLQLAQREGLRIVGAVETHIHADFLSGARELAEHSGARLYLSGEGGPDWSYTYLNQKKGGGSYDATILKHADSFTVGNLHFRAIHTPGHTPEHLSYLLTDGAVSKEPIGLFTGDFVFVGDMGRPDLLETAVGVKGVKEASARDLFASIAEFTKLPEYLQVWPAHGAGSACGKALGAIPQSTVGYELRTSPALAHAREGRQAFVDFILADQPEPPTYFARMKRLNRDGAPVLGALPAPTRLAPRELLDFASVGTHVVLDTRAWDNFREAHLPGSLSVILDKTFPTIAGSYVEEGERLALIVDESRLDEALRLLVRVGLDDVVHYATPDAIDALKREGARLATTDEIDARTLRDMLKKGGVTLLDVRRASEHHAGTIGDSPYTNIAHTSLSTRIAEVPRGEPLVVHCAGGVRSARAASYLERKGFNPINLKGGYAAWTSGNR